Proteins co-encoded in one Cupriavidus metallidurans CH34 genomic window:
- a CDS encoding 4-hydroxybenzoate 3-monooxygenase, translated as MRTQVGIIGAGPAGLLLSHLLHLKGIDSVVIESRTREEIESTIRAGVLEQGTMDLLQDVGLGNRMVAEGALHQGFELTFEGERHRIDLTDLTGHAITVYAQHEVIKDLVAARVAAGGKLVFGVSNTSLHDVESTKPSIRYEKDDDTCEIHCDFVIGCDGSQGPSRSAIPEAVRKDHQRLYPFGWFGILVEAPPSSDELIYARHDRGFALISTRSPTVQRMYFQCDPRDSVENWSDDRIWSELHARLDQADGWRVTEGRIFQKNIVGMRSFVSNVMQHGRLFLAGDSAHIVPPTGAKGMNLAVNDVKILAEGLDSFYKNGTEDKLNAYTATALQRIWRAEHFSWWMTSMLHRFADATPFDQQLQVSELRYVTSSRAGATALAENYVGMVGLSH; from the coding sequence TTGCGAACTCAGGTAGGAATCATTGGTGCAGGCCCGGCTGGCCTGCTGTTGTCGCACCTCTTGCACCTCAAAGGCATCGACTCGGTCGTGATTGAGTCGAGGACCCGAGAGGAAATCGAATCGACTATCCGTGCTGGAGTCCTCGAGCAGGGAACAATGGATTTGCTTCAGGACGTTGGGCTTGGGAATCGGATGGTGGCGGAGGGCGCCCTGCACCAAGGGTTCGAGCTGACTTTCGAAGGAGAACGCCACCGCATTGATCTAACTGATTTGACCGGCCATGCCATCACGGTCTATGCACAGCACGAGGTCATCAAAGATCTCGTCGCGGCTCGAGTCGCTGCGGGAGGTAAACTGGTGTTTGGCGTGTCGAACACGTCCTTGCACGACGTCGAGTCGACGAAGCCTTCCATCCGTTATGAGAAGGATGACGACACCTGCGAGATTCACTGCGATTTCGTGATTGGCTGCGACGGCTCCCAAGGCCCCAGCCGTAGCGCCATTCCTGAGGCGGTGCGCAAGGACCACCAACGGCTTTATCCGTTCGGCTGGTTTGGGATTCTCGTTGAGGCGCCCCCTTCGAGCGACGAGCTCATCTACGCGCGCCATGACCGCGGTTTTGCGCTCATCAGTACGCGTTCCCCGACGGTTCAGCGCATGTATTTCCAATGCGACCCCAGGGACTCCGTTGAAAATTGGTCTGACGACCGAATCTGGTCCGAACTGCATGCTCGCCTCGACCAGGCAGACGGCTGGCGAGTTACAGAGGGCCGCATCTTCCAGAAGAACATCGTAGGGATGCGTAGCTTTGTGTCCAACGTTATGCAGCATGGTCGACTGTTCCTTGCCGGTGATTCCGCCCATATCGTTCCGCCGACTGGAGCGAAGGGGATGAACTTGGCAGTGAACGACGTCAAGATCCTTGCCGAAGGACTTGATAGCTTCTACAAAAACGGCACGGAAGATAAGCTGAACGCCTACACGGCCACTGCGCTTCAGCGCATTTGGCGAGCAGAGCATTTCTCCTGGTGGATGACTAGTATGCTGCATCGGTTTGCGGATGCGACACCGTTTGATCAACAGCTTCAGGTATCGGAGCTTCGATACGTAACGTCGTCCCGTGCCGGTGCCACAGCCTTGGCTGAGAACTATGTAGGGATGGTTGGCCTGAGCCACTAA
- a CDS encoding Bug family tripartite tricarboxylate transporter substrate binding protein → MRYLKLPLMAACALVAGLAIAEEPYPSRPITIVVPYPAGGTSDVQVRKIQEPLSKLLGQPVLVDNKAGASGGIAAMAVARAKPDGYTFLYANNGLLIAPLLYKKSGYNPLKDFTPVGTVTSVPLVLVTNKAVPAKNLQEFLQYARKQPSGVRYASAGTVSYGHLATVRFGQLAGIKVDHIPYKGEAGTTFAAKAGEVEMLLTTPSPTMLAQVGPGGLTMLGVGTEKPSPVVPGVPTINQSVPGFTAEAWFGLLAPAGTPDAIVRKVNAAISTVMADKALQDWFIKTGAQAQPSTPDAFAAILKKETAQWQDIITKYKIEAE, encoded by the coding sequence ATGCGTTACCTGAAGTTGCCTCTCATGGCGGCATGCGCTTTGGTCGCGGGCCTCGCAATCGCTGAAGAGCCCTACCCCTCTCGGCCGATTACCATCGTTGTTCCCTATCCGGCAGGGGGTACCAGCGACGTTCAGGTACGCAAAATTCAGGAACCGCTGTCGAAGCTTCTAGGGCAGCCCGTCCTCGTTGACAACAAGGCTGGTGCATCTGGCGGCATCGCTGCGATGGCTGTCGCCCGCGCGAAGCCGGACGGGTACACGTTCCTGTACGCCAACAACGGCCTGTTGATCGCCCCGCTTCTCTACAAGAAGTCGGGCTACAACCCGCTCAAGGACTTTACCCCGGTAGGCACCGTAACTTCGGTGCCTCTGGTCCTTGTCACCAACAAAGCCGTCCCAGCCAAGAATCTCCAAGAGTTCCTTCAGTACGCCCGTAAGCAGCCCAGCGGTGTTCGCTACGCATCGGCAGGCACCGTGTCGTATGGCCACCTAGCGACCGTGCGGTTCGGACAACTGGCGGGCATCAAAGTCGATCACATTCCCTACAAGGGGGAAGCCGGCACAACGTTCGCCGCCAAGGCCGGGGAAGTGGAGATGCTACTGACGACCCCCTCGCCGACGATGCTCGCACAAGTGGGACCCGGGGGTCTCACGATGCTTGGTGTCGGGACGGAGAAGCCCTCTCCTGTTGTTCCAGGGGTGCCCACAATCAATCAATCCGTACCTGGCTTCACAGCGGAAGCCTGGTTTGGACTCTTGGCACCCGCCGGCACGCCTGACGCCATCGTCCGGAAGGTCAATGCCGCCATCTCGACGGTCATGGCCGATAAGGCCCTTCAGGATTGGTTCATCAAGACAGGCGCCCAAGCGCAACCGTCCACGCCTGATGCTTTCGCTGCCATCCTGAAGAAGGAAACCGCGCAGTGGCAGGACATCATCACCAAGTACAAGATCGAAGCCGAATAG
- a CDS encoding FAD-dependent oxidoreductase, giving the protein MSQQLTYDLVVIGSGAAGLSCAITARKKGMNVVVLEKEPVFGGTTALSGGVLWVPLTHHGLKQNPQDSIEAVQEFLRSETGHFYDEVVARAFIEAGPEMVSFFERETEMKFVPTLYPDYHPIAPGGVDVGRSILAAPFDIRSLGKDMQRLKPPLKTITFMGMMFNSSNADLKHFFRATKSFRSFLYVARRLANHVKEIALYRRAVQVTSGNALAARLAKSALDLNIPILTNAPATRLITDGDHVKGVVANTEDGEREFLARNGVVLACGGFPHDLNRIGAAYPHLRRGHEHLSPTPKSNTGDGVALAETAGGHADIRYTSPAAWMPVTKVDFGNGEIGVFPHLLDRYKPGVIGVLSNGARFTNESNSYHDVGSAMIEACAGLKETAMWLICDRETLGKYGLGYVKPSPMPIGRFLRNGYLYQGRTLDELAHATGIDPAGLAETVHEYNKSAQFGNDPAFGRGTTSFNRFLGDPDNKPNPCVAPLKKGPFYAIKLVMGDLGTFDGLATSVTGEVLRKDGTRIDGLYAVGNDRASMMGGNYPGAGITHGPNMTFAYLTAKHIAKEAGAE; this is encoded by the coding sequence ATGTCTCAACAGCTCACTTACGATCTAGTCGTCATTGGTTCTGGCGCAGCGGGTCTCTCCTGCGCCATCACCGCGCGCAAGAAGGGAATGAATGTCGTTGTCTTGGAGAAGGAACCCGTTTTCGGGGGTACAACCGCCCTATCGGGAGGTGTGCTTTGGGTACCGCTGACTCATCATGGGTTGAAACAGAATCCCCAAGACTCCATTGAGGCCGTACAGGAGTTCCTTCGGAGCGAGACCGGTCACTTCTACGATGAGGTAGTGGCGCGGGCGTTTATCGAAGCCGGTCCGGAGATGGTCAGCTTCTTCGAGCGAGAAACAGAGATGAAGTTCGTCCCGACTCTGTATCCCGACTACCATCCCATCGCGCCCGGGGGCGTAGACGTGGGTCGATCCATTCTCGCCGCCCCATTTGATATCCGAAGCCTCGGTAAGGACATGCAGCGGCTCAAGCCACCATTGAAGACCATCACCTTCATGGGGATGATGTTCAACTCGTCCAATGCCGATCTCAAGCACTTTTTCCGTGCCACGAAATCCTTCCGGTCCTTCCTGTATGTGGCACGCCGGCTCGCCAATCATGTCAAGGAGATCGCTCTCTACCGGCGCGCGGTGCAGGTAACGAGCGGCAACGCGCTTGCCGCTCGTCTTGCCAAATCGGCGTTGGACCTCAACATTCCGATCCTCACAAACGCTCCAGCAACCCGGCTCATCACCGACGGAGACCATGTTAAGGGCGTGGTAGCGAATACCGAGGACGGCGAAAGGGAGTTCCTCGCGCGTAATGGTGTGGTGCTTGCATGTGGGGGATTCCCACATGACCTCAATCGTATTGGTGCGGCCTACCCGCATCTGCGACGTGGCCATGAACACCTCTCCCCGACTCCGAAGAGCAATACAGGAGACGGTGTGGCGCTCGCCGAGACTGCCGGCGGCCACGCTGACATTCGATACACGTCACCGGCAGCCTGGATGCCCGTGACCAAAGTCGACTTCGGAAATGGGGAAATCGGCGTGTTCCCCCACCTGTTGGATCGCTACAAACCGGGCGTAATTGGCGTACTTAGCAACGGCGCACGCTTTACCAATGAGTCGAACTCCTACCACGACGTAGGCTCGGCGATGATCGAAGCGTGTGCGGGTCTCAAAGAGACAGCCATGTGGCTTATTTGCGACCGCGAGACCCTCGGCAAGTACGGTCTCGGCTATGTCAAACCGTCGCCGATGCCCATCGGACGCTTCCTTCGAAACGGCTACCTGTACCAGGGCCGCACGCTTGATGAGCTTGCACACGCTACAGGCATTGATCCCGCTGGGCTAGCGGAAACCGTCCATGAGTACAACAAATCGGCCCAGTTTGGGAATGATCCAGCGTTTGGTCGCGGAACGACTTCATTCAATCGCTTTCTGGGCGACCCCGACAACAAGCCCAACCCTTGCGTTGCGCCGCTAAAAAAGGGACCTTTCTACGCCATCAAGCTTGTCATGGGAGACCTTGGTACCTTTGACGGCCTCGCGACTAGCGTGACAGGAGAGGTTCTCAGGAAGGACGGTACGCGTATCGACGGGCTCTACGCAGTAGGAAACGATCGCGCAAGCATGATGGGTGGTAACTATCCTGGCGCCGGAATTACGCACGGACCCAACATGACCTTTGCGTATCTGACCGCGAAGCACATTGCCAAAGAGGCCGGAGCGGAATGA